The Cryptomeria japonica chromosome 9, Sugi_1.0, whole genome shotgun sequence DNA segment CTACTGCTCCCTTGcaaattgatcttcttttttttCGCCCTCCATTTTTTATTGTAATGTATTAacttttataaaattatatattattatattttattaatgtaatatattgttatattatattttagcattatttttattttagcTTAATTATACATCAaacatatttaaatacaaaatatattatatatcaatattataataataatattattattacatgttattaattattatattaaacaATATAACAATGTTTTTTTATCATATTATACTACGTTTTTGATTTAAAAAGACCCTTTACATAGAAAGATCTATAAGCAACACCATAACAACACTAGAACAACACTTTAACAACACTAGAAGAATAGTCATTCAAAACCCAAAAACATATGTAGagttcaaaacaacaaaaaaaggaaacccAACCAAAACAAAGACCAACAAGAAACTAAGGGGTCAACTTGCGAACCCTTGTCATGTCAATGACTCTTTTCCAGTCATTAAATAGAAATTTATACAACTCCCTGGCCTCCTCCTTGTCAACATCATCAGCAACAATGTGCTCTCTCAGGAGGGAGAGAATCAACGTGGAACTATGAAGGACCTGCAGACAAAATTTGTTAATACTAAAAAACTGGTTATCCCGAATATCTATCATGTGTTTAATCACCTTGACCTCATCATTGATAGCTTTCACAGAAGCGGGCCCAAGCTTTCAATACGCTTCTGAATCTCCGTGACCTCACTGCTAATATTCTGAATTTGCTCCAACGTGGGGATCCCCTTGGGGATATCACCCCCCTCCCCGTTGCCCTCCTTGTTTTGCCCCTGATTGTTAACAATATCATCGTCCAGGTCTACTTTCATCCTTGGTAGTCGCCACCACCTTCACCACATCATCACCGGGTATAGTGATAGTCTAGTCTCTCATAGCACTCGGGTCCACCAGATTAATTTCATCCACAGGTTCCTCCTTCGACTTATCTGTCTCAGTATTAGCAAGGGGCCGAGAAATGCCCAAATCATATTATACTATgttgttattattatattataatgttattttcaatACTTAAGTTATTAAAATtgttaaaatagaaaaaaaaattagctTATCATTCTCAActtacaaattaaaaaaataaaatcaatttaattcATAAcactataattattttttaatatttttttaaattatcaaattaaattattttcaaatcaACACATTAACTATAACAAATATTATTTTTGGACATGAAGTGTCATGGTTAACACAGTTTGTTGGTAAAACAactaccaaggttcaaatccctattTGGACACTAGGCTTGTAAGCCTAAGTAGAAAActataacaaatattatttaaaacataaatttaaatttataacttATATTTCTTAGCCAACCAATATGAccttattatattatcatatcattatatttttatacaATATATTGTATTTTATGTAAAGATACTTTCAATCTCTTATAATTAAATATaaacttaaaataataataataacatttttttaattttttgtcacAAACATTTTAAAATAAATGCTTCTAAAGATGtttttgtattatataatataccTTCAACGTTAGGCAGTAATAATTGACAAAAGAAAAAGTGGATGTActcaattttcaccattacaattcttatttcctaagaaaaagaaaaagtgtcaGCCAAGTTTTAATTACAATGGCATCACTCCTATTGGCTGAACAGATGCTACTAGTGATTCCTATCGGGAGGACAGGGACCAAGGGAATCAATTAGATGATATATGTTGGCAACTTGGCACCTATGATCCCCTGCGGTACCTATGACTAATGTAAGATTGCAGCATTTGCAGTTGCACTTGCAGCATGCTGGCTAGTGTGAGATTGCTGTATTTGCACTGTGCACTTCCACCTGCACGCCCCCTCAGTTATGATTACAGGTGCCGCCGCTCCGTCCCTCTTTCCCTCGCTGCTTTCAATCGTAAAGGGAAAGGAGTGGGGCTTCCAgttgggaagaagaagaagaagaagaagaagaatggagagGAAGAAGAGGGTAAGGTGGAATGCAAAGTGGAGGTGATTTCGTGGAGAGAGAGACGGGTGAGCGCAGCGGTGGTGATCGAGGTGGAGGAGCAGAGTGTGTGGGAGGTGCTCACGGACTATGAAAGGCTGGCGGAGTTCATTCCAAACCTGGTGTTAAGTGAGGTAATACAAGGCGGGGAAGAAGGGAGAGTACGGTTGAGGCAGAGAGGAATGCAGCGCAACATGTATTGGCATATCGAAGCTCAAGTTGTCTTAGACCTCCAAGAATTTCCCCATTTGGTTCACACTCCTCCCTAACCCAATTTTGCGCTTGCCTGCTTCTACTTATGTTTAAGGAAACTGTCTATGCTCTCATCCCCGTCTCGTACAATTAAAGTTCTAATTCATCTTGACAAATTGAAACATTTTTAAAGTCTTAATCTGATACAAACCACTGTGTCTATTCCCCTGTTTTGACATCTTACACAAGTACTTGCCAGGACACAAGAAGCAACGATGACATGTATACATACCATTACATATGGAAACTATTCTTATGGTGAAGGAATGTGATCGTAGAGATGTTGTCCCCAATTTTAGCTCGCTTAAATTGTGGAATAACCCCTGTAAAATTTTTCCGTTCCATAGTCCATGTCCTCTAGGCACACATTTCGAGGTAATTTTCAAATGCTCAATGTAGTATGAACCCTCGAGTTGTCCTCTCAATCAGTCTTCCTTCATTTTTCTTCATTCTGTTTTCTAATTTTCGGAGTTAGAATTTTTTTTACCTCTTGCAATGTCGGGTCTTAAACCTGACATTACATAATTGTATAGCCCCTTTATGTAATTCGGGTCTCACGACCCCCATTACATGTCTTATGTAATTTGAGTCTCAAGACTCCCATTATATGTCATATGCATTTTCACTTGTAATTTGGGTTTTGAAATCTAAATTATAACTTTtctcagacttagtcaaattttttttttttttttttgcattttttggagtttttatTCGACAACACATGGTTTTTGTCAGATTTTTGTCCAATTCTGAGAATGCTCAAATTCATTACTATGTTTCCATTCTAGATGACCTAGAAGCACATGTTACCTTGCAACAATGTGAAGACTTcaaggatgatgataatgaagaagtgtCTCCAGACACTTAAATCGTCTTTTTGATTTGTTGTAGGATGCAATTTccctttgacaaattacatgtaatgttAAAAATTATAATTGCAAGTAGTCACATTATTTgtattcttgtaacttgtaattacatgtaaacaaattacaagtcgaAAGACGGTAGGGTTTTCATTTGGAATAAGTCATAATTAGTTGTGGAATAAGTTTTAGTTAGTTGGACTTTTTCCACTTTTTGCTCTTAGCCTCTCTCATATATATTGGAGGGTGCTTTATGTAAAATTTTTCTCAAGAAAGAAAAAACTTTGTTACAACGATAAATACTTTGTGTTTTATACTTGTAAATTTGACTCTCAAGCAATATAAGGAGAACACTCGAGTTTTCAAACTCTATGTTGATACCTTGTTCATATATTCATTGTGTTCTTATGTTACAGTGATATATTTTTCTGCATATACTTGAGATTCTAGTAAGGTTGTTGGAAAGAGCTTTAATCTGAtttcttgcagactttgtgctgcaaatattgAAGGTTAAATTAGCATAGTTAAGTGTTTATGATAGGAAGAAGttacaagactttgtgcttgtaattGTTCTTGTTCATAGCAGTTTAAAAGTGCATTATATTGACAGACTTTTGAGTTGCTGTATGTTGTACGTTGTTAccataataatcattttagaaggtTGATAGGATAGTAGAAAAGTTGAAGACTTTGGGCTTCTGTTTCTATTTTCCAGTCCCGGGGAAGCGACGGAAGACTTTGGGCTTTTATTGAAACTTCGCTTCCTATTGTATAAGCACTTTTATAATTGTTGAGATTTCTCTAAAATTTTTGAATTTGTTATTTTAAGTTGTAGtttcttttctgaaaaaagagaaaagaatatcatcttttttgaaaaaagaaaaaaagatgttGTCCCCCCAAGTTAAATTAGTATTTATAGGTTATAGTCAATTTGTAATAGTTAGAAGAagtagaaaagggggagccttcccttaaaattaggagagtttttaactcGCATACTATGGCTGAAATGATAATTTTGCACGCCTTtcgaggtgtacaaaattttcaaccaacaatagaGTTACTCATTGGGTTTGTCCATATATCCATGTCATCTGCAAACTATTTTTATGGTAAGAAAATGTGATATTAGAGTTATTCATTGGGTTTGTCCATATATCCATGCCATATGCAAACTAGCGTGGAAAAGAAATGTGTTGGCATAAAGATCCATTAGTGATATCACCCATAGGGGTTCACAATTGTAACATACAAGCCTCCAACTAGAGTTCAACCCCATAGGAAACACCTAATTTTCCTTGTGAGCAGTCCCTATTAAAACAGATCCTTTTGATCTATTTCAGCGTAAGGATTAATGATGCTGTCTATCAGCCACTTTGAAGCTAATTCTAGGTCTGTTTCAACTAGAAATATTGGCAAAGAATTGATGCTGCATTTTCATGACCCCTTCCATTATGGTAGTTAGAAAATGCTATGTAGTATCAAGGTAATGCGTGAACAAGGAATGTAAACTATAAGTGAAATAATATTCATCGTATGCCTTAATGAGGTTTTTTAACGCTACTTGCTGCATAATTAACTATAACTTAGTGCAGTGCACATCCTTGCaaaagattgtaatgtccccttttctaaaTACCCTAGTTTAAATAGGAAATGTAAGATGGTTAGAGATATAAATTTACCAATTAGATCCTGATTGAGACCCTTCAATTATGTTAGATATAAGATCAACCTTTCCTACTAGGGTTCGGAACATTATCTTAGTCATCATTATAGTTTACATAATGTGCATGTAGATTCCCTCAAAGCTTAATCCATAACTCCTACACATTATGAAGCACCATGGGAGATCATACAAGTGCCTCAATCCTATCCATCAAGCCCATGAACATGGAATGGCACTGGCCATTTGGCCTCCCAGCCCCACTCGGGGTTAGTACTACTCGGATGGATTCTTATGCTACTTGCACTAGTTGTATGTACATTCTCCCCTCCATAATGGAACGGCAGATGAATCTTCATTATTATTAattatgcatatctatatatattagAAGCCATGTTTATCTGCATACATTCCTACTAGGAAGACCAAATAGCAAATCAGCAATATCAGAGTCTATGCTTTATGCATCATACCCAATACTGGTCAATATATAAATCTGCAACTATTCTTCTTAAGTCTGAAGCTACTTGCTTCTTTCTGATCCACTGATCCTTATAACTTGTTCCTACTTTATTCAAATGAAAGGCCAATAATAAATCAGCCAAGTCATTATGCATTATACTCCATACCACAATATTAGATAAGCATATATGCCGCTGGTTAATGTATAATTCTGAGTCTGCACTCTCAGTAGTTCGAATGCTCAGTGACTTTATCTCTTCGATGATCCCCATGGATCCTTTTTCCAAGTGATTTGTCCTTCCTCTTATATCTTCAAGTGAGGGGAAGACACACCTTTTCATTAAGTCTATTGCCTTTGCAAGGGATGCAACCCTTCATAATTAATTGCTGCCCTGCTGTTTTATTTAATTCAAATTCTCTTTTTGCTTATTTCCTGGAATTGCTGCCTAGGAACACCCCTTAAATAATCTGAATTACACTAAACCCTCCTCCCTTTTTAAATAAACCTTACTTGGCTTAATCAAAGCAGATGATTTCTATGCCAATGTTTTCTACGTAACCACTGACATCTCATTCTGGTCGGCTCTTTAAATAACTGCTGCTATTATCTTATTTTGGTCGCATCTCCTTTAAATAATACGCTGCCATTTGAATGCTGCTGATGATTTCCTTAGTTCAGTCAGCCTTTGATTGTTGTTCAATTAATCTTAATCTTAGTCGGCCTTCCCAATACTAATAGCTATATATATGTGTTATAGGTAGTTTGAAGGTTGGACGATGCAATTTCTTGAAGTTTTCAGTCCATTCTTAATTGACCTACCCTAGGGTATTGCTATTTAGGGGAAGATTTATGTGATTAGTTTTCTGTAACAAGAGATTTGGAGGTTGTAACCGCTCATTTCAAGTGTTGTTCAAATTCAGACTTAGTCTAGCATCTTTGGCATTCATTATTGCAAGTATATTTGGCATCATTTTGGAGGTTAGAAAAATAAGTATTTACGTATTTGTAATTTTGATTTCTGGATTAACAGACTGTATTGTTCATT contains these protein-coding regions:
- the LOC131858045 gene encoding uncharacterized protein LOC131858045, giving the protein MLASVRLLYLHCALPPARPLSYDYRCRRSVPLSLAAFNRKGKGVGLPVGKKKKKKKKNGEEEEGKVECKVEVISWRERRVSAAVVIEVEEQSVWEVLTDYERLAEFIPNLVLSEVIQGGEEGRVRLRQRGMQRNMYWHIEAQVVLDLQEFPHLENGKELHFSMVEGDFKQYEGKWYLRPGPR